The following DNA comes from Legionella sp. PATHC032.
AATATTTCAATACAATTCTTATGAGTAAAGGTGTTCATGTGGGTTCATTAAATCCAATTGGTAAAAACGTTTTTATTTTGAACAAAAAGAGATAAAATGCCTGCTTTACAATAAATTGGGTTATCTAATGACAACGCTTTACATAAAAAATTTAAGACATAATGAAGTAGCAGTCTGTCGTGCCTTATTTGAAGCTGCCGAAAAGACTGAGGAAGGAGTAAAAACCAAGAGATATGGCATTCAAATGACGGCTAATATGCCTGGTTTATGGTCTCCTCTTTCTAATTATGACATTGAGAATGATCTCAGAATGGCAAGAATTCATCGCAATGGAATAATGAGGGAAATTGGATATTTGACCGTTAATCTTGTATTTCAATTTGATAGTCTGGATGTTACAGAGTATGAAGCAAAATATGGTATTTCAGCAAAAGACGTTTTAGAAAAAGCCGGATTTACATGCAGTAAAGATGCGGCAGGTTATTCTGAACCTGTTTCAACTTCAACAGGGTTATTAGGCCGGGAAACCAAACCAGAAAAGCCAACCCAAAGAAGTATTGTTAATACCTCATTTTTTTCTCTAAAGAGCGTGGATACAGATAAAAGATTTACCAAGTCGACAAAACCAGGAATATTATACGAAGCAAGATCCTACGGTAAAATAGAAGATGATACTTTGAAAAGCTATGGTTTTACTGAAGGACAATGGGAAAGGCAGAAAGAGGGTATCGAGAATATCGTTATTATTAAAAAACTCACCGAGAGTATTTCTCCAAGTCCAGCCGTTTTGGATGAAGCTGTTGACAATATTCCAACCCTATCCTAAGGGGCATCAATTTTAAAATACCGAAATTGAAAAATAATGGCTCACTATCAATCAATTTCGGTATTTTATATTTTCGTAATAAATTCTGTTAATTTAAAAAATAAGCAAAAATCATTGTAATAGCTGAATTAATCAAAATAATTTTCCTTGTCATTATCGTTGCTTATGGATGATCTGATAATTTGAATGATTTTTTTACTGACGGGATTGTTGTGTTTTTCAGGCCGGTAGACAAGACAAATCTCATCTTTAAACACAGGTGCATTGCTTAATTTTTTAAGATGTTTGTAGGGATAGGTGACCCTGGTAGGTAGAATGCCATACCCAAGACCTAAGGCCGTTAGTTTGGCTACCACTTCAAGACTGGTAGAATTAATCACGCCATTGAAAGTGACCTTTTTGCACATTTTTTTAAGGATATATTGCGATTGGGCAAGTTTTCTATCATAAATCAGTTTATTTTGTGCGTCATTGGCATAAAAGACGGTCACTTCATCCGTAGATAGCTTTATTATAACGAGATCAGGGTGTTGTATAGGGTTAACAACAATACCAAAATCTGCTTCCCAACTGATCACTTTTTCAGTCATCTCTCTTGAGTGGCCATGAATAAAATTAACGCCAAGCCCAGGATAGTTCACTTGCAGTTTTGGCATAAAGTACTGGAGAGTGTAAAGCGCGACGGAAGGGTGAAGAGCGATGGTATAGTTTCCCTGAACAAAACCTGATTCAGGATTCGCTATGTTTTGCACTTGCTCCCATTCATATAATAGGCGATGAGAGCGCCGCTTAAACTCCTCTCCAAGTTTCGTTAGCTGGATTCCATTTTTAAGCCTGATAAATAGGAGGCCGCCAAGTTTGTTTTCCAATCTTTTTATGGAATAACTTAGCGCGGGTTGAGATATCCCAATAATTTCAGAAGCTCTTGTCATATTGAGCGTATCACTGGCCGCTATGAAGTACTTTATATCATCTAACAATAAAGACATAACTTATTAACTCAATTTTATGTATAAATAAAATTTATCACAATAATTAAAATAAATCATTTTAATTATCTGTTGAAGATCTGTACTCTCTTTTTCAGGAGGGAAGGACAATGAAAAATACAGCGTTTTTAATTACAGAGAATCATTACCCTAAAGATTATGTACTTAAAGAGTCATCCGATAGTGACTCTGCTATGGGAATAGCCAAAAGAATATTAGCGGAAGTAATGATTTTTCGCCGTGTCCCGGAAGCCATTAGCTTATGCGGCGCCGGATGTCAAAACTGCGCTTCACCTCATTTGCCAAAAATTATCTCGGCGGTTAAAAAGAATGAACCGGTTACTTTTATATTGCCGGCCTTTCCGGGCAAGTCCCCCAACCCTGAAAAAGTTCTGGGTCCCCTGCCAGATCATGCGGAGCGCCTCTCTCTTAATTTTTTAGGAACACTTTGTCGGCGAATAAAAACATTTTATACCCCAGGAATTAAAATAATTCTGTGTTCCGATGGACGGGTTTTTAGTGATGTGGTTGGAATGAATGAAAGTGATGTCACAGCTTACCAGGTTGAGCTGGATAGGCTTATAAAAGAAATGTCCCTTGCAGACCTGTCCATTTTTAATCTTGATTATTTTTATAAAGATCTTCATTTTGTCCAAATGCGTGACGAACTCATGAAAAGCTATGGACAGTCCCTGGATTTTCTTAAACACAAGATTCGTAATGGTGCGAAACCATCTGCAAGCCTCGATGAACAAGAAACCAATCGTATGTATAGCGGAATCACGCGTTTTTTATTTGAAGATGCCATGCATGCCGGTCAAACCAAAAGTCGTACTGCTATTCAAAAGGAATCTCGTTCTAAAGCCTATGAGGTTATCAGAAGAAGTAATGCCTGGAGCGCGCTCATTTCTGAACGTTTTCCCAATGCGGTTCGACTGTCTATTCATCCACAAACCTGTGGCTCAAAAAAATTAGGAATCCGTTTAATAGGTAATGAAAGCTGGATGACCCCTTGGCATGGTGTTGCCGTTGAAAGCAAGAAGGGTTATGCCTTACTGAAACGCTCGGAAGCTGAAGCTTTAGGTGCAAAATTAATTTGCTCCTCTGATGGTCGGTACAGTCATTATCAATTGATGGCAGAGGTATGATATGAATTATAAAGTGACTCCTATAAAACCATTTGGTGTACTCCTGAAGCCTATGAACGAACAGATGAAAGTGACTGATGTCGATATAGAGAACTTACGTCATTTATTTGCCAAGAATCAACTTGTTGTATTAAGGGGTTTTGACGCATTTCAGAATGCCGAGGATTTTTCTAACTATTGCGAGTTATGGGGGGAAGTTAGCCTTTGGCCATTTGGCAAGGTGCTTGAGTTAATCGAGCAAGAAGACCCGGAAGACCACATTTTTGATCATAGTTACATGCCCCTGCATTGGGATGGTATGTATCGACCCCACGTGCCTGAATATCAGATTTTTCATTGTGTCAAAGCGCCTTTGTCTGGACAAGGAGGAAGGACCACTTTTTCAAACACCATTTTAGCGTTAGAGTTTGCCTCCTCTGAAGTCAAAGAATTTTGGAATAAGGTGACCGGTACCTATCAAAGAAAAATGGAATTTTATAACAGCAAGACGGTATCCCCAATTATCACTAAGCATCCTCAAAAGGATTTTTCAGTTATTCGTTACAATGAACCACCCTCAGTAGATAAAGGTCATTTTGTAAATCCACCCGATATTGAATTTACCGGGATTGGCCAGGATGAGTTGGATTTCTTCCACCGAAGCTTAGAAAAAGCTCTTTATTCACAAGATAATTTCTATGCCCATGAGTGGCAAACCGGGGATATCGTCATCGCAGATAATTTCTCGCTATTACATGGTAGAGAAGGATTCGTATCCAAGTCGCCTCGTCATATCCAACGCGTTCATGTTTTGAGTAATCCGCCTTTTGATAACCCTGGTCTGGAGTCTTATGAATGAGAGGGCAAGTTGCAGACGTTGTGATTGCTGGCGCGGGTCCAGTAGGCCTTATGTGTGCCTATCTGGGACAACTTTGTGGTATCCATACTGTTATTGTCGATAAGTCTGATGGTCCTTTAGAGGTCGGTAGAGCGGATGCCCTTAACGCGCGCACTTTACAACTTCTTGAATTAGTCGATCTATTTGATGAACTTTATCCTTTAGGAAAAACCTGCAATACCAGTTCTGTATGGGCAAACGGACAATTCATTTCCCGACAATCGTCATGGTGGGAGGAATTAGAAGGTTGTTTGCATAAACATTTCCTTATGCTTGGTCAATCCTATGTAGAAAAATTGTTGGATGAGAAACTGAAAGAGACTGCAACAGCAGTAAAACGCTCAACAGCGATTGTCAACATCGAGACTAATGAAGAGGGATGTCTCACCACCCTTGTCAATGGAGAGCGAATTCAGTCACGCTACGTCATCGGAGCAGATGGCTCCCGTTCCTTTGTTCGCGATCATTTTGCAATACCTTTTGAGATCATACGGCCACCAATTATATGGGCGGTCATCGATGGTATTATTGACAGCGATTTTCCAAAAGTCCAGGAAATCATTGTATTTCAGGCAGAAACGTCAGATGTGGCCTGGATTCCAAGAGAAGGGAAAATCGACAGGTTTTACGTAAGAATGGATACTAAAAACTTTACCTTGCAGGAAGCAATGGACAAAATTAACCATGCCATGCGGCCTCATTCCTTAAATTTTAAGGACATTGTCTGGTTTTCACAGTTTTCGGTTAAAGAATCTGTAGCAGAGCATTTTTTCATTCAAGATCGCATTTTTCTTGCTGGTGACGCATGCCATATTCATTCAGTAAACGGTGGGCAGGGCCTCAACACAGGTCTTGGAGATGCTTTTAATCTCATGTGGAAGTTGCACATGGTCATGCATTTTGGTGCCCCCAAAGAGCTTTTGCACAGTTATGAAAACGAGCGTAAACCAGTAGCTCACGATGTGATAGAGACTTCAGGGGAGCTTGTGCGTTCGACCAAATATTCCCTTAATGGAACCCACGCCCAAGACTACGTAAGGATTGTGCAAAAACGCGCAGGGTATATCACCGGGATGGGGATTCGTTATGGAGAATCAGGTTTGCGTGGCTCTCGGCTTTTTGATTTTGAAATTTTTAACGGCATCGCCAAAACACGACTTTACTCTCTTCTGGATTATATGAAATTCACCTTGCTTATCTTTGGTGATCGTGAAGTCGGGCTGCAGCCTCCAGAGTTTATAAAAGTCATTCAAATATATCCACATCAATGCCAGCAAAGTTTTTGGACCAATAACACCCACTATGCAAACGAGGCCATTTTAGTAAGACCTGACTCCTACATTCAAGACGCGGTGCCACTAGATAAAATGGAGTCCATATTTGAGATGGCGTGGTTATGCTGAAAAAGCTGATTTTCTTGGCAATAGGAATGTTTACAGTAGGCTGCAACACATTTCTGATTGCTGGCCTTCTTCCTCAAATAGGCCAAACGATTGAGCAACCTGTTGCAGTAGTTGGGCAAGGCGTGAGTTTATTCAGTTTGACTTATCTGCTTTCAGCACCACTTTTTTCAATTCTCTTTGCTGATAAGCCGGTAAAACGCATTATTCAGCTTGCACTGGCTCTGTTCCTATTTGGCAATTTAATAACACTATTTTCTGGAAATATCGTGCTGTTTTTAATTGGAAGGTCTGTTGCAGGAGCAGGTACCGGGATCTTTACTCCCTTATGTATCAGCATTGCAGTTTATTTTGTCAGCCCATCTGCCAAGGGGCGTGTTTTAAGTTGTGTCTGGGGTGCTAACAGTGCAGGTGTAGTATTTGGTGTCCCTGCTGGACTCTACCTGTCTTCAATGTTTAATTGGCAACTATCGATTACCTGTCTTGTTGCTTTAAGCTTGGTTGCATTAATTGGTTTTTCATTGCAAAACACTGATATAAGATTACCCAAGTCTCCGTCATTTGGACTCAGACTGCGCCTTATACTCGATCCAAAAACGCTCTCGGTGATTGGAGTCACTTGTTTTACCGCTGTAGGCAGTTTGGGACTATATTCGTATGTCACCTTGATTCAATCAGGATCCCCTAATTCACTCAGCATGACCTTATTGAGTTGGGGAGTGGGAGGATTCTTGGGAAGCTCACTGATTGGGGTTATTATCGATAGAACAGGTAAACCACGGGTTATTATGGCCTTAATTTTAGCAGGTCTTATGCTTGCTCTAATTGCAATACCATTCACCAAGAGCTTGCCTTACCTGGGATTAATCCCTTTTTTTATGTGGGGTGCTTTCGGCTGGGCTATAGCGACTCCCCAGCAACACATTTTATATGAATTACATGAAAATCAGGGAACCATCCTGGCTGCTATCAATTCATCGGCCTTGGGGTTGGGATCGGCTTTGGGCACGCTGCTTGGTGGCCTAATCATTTCTTACGGATTCAGGGACATCTACCTCCCTTTTCCTGCCGCAATGTTACTACTCTGCGTATTGATAGGTCAGCTAATAATTAACAATTCAAATAAGGTAAATAATACATGAACAGACCCGTTGTCCTCGTTGACCCATTATCATCAGGAATAGAATTGGCCCCTGCCTTTAAGGCTCGGGGGATACCTGCTATTGCAATCACGCTTAAACATCCGGATTGGATTGGGTTTGGAGCAACAATGCAAACCTCCGACTTTGTCGAGATTATTCCAGACCAACCAAATCTTGTGGAGGTGCTTCGAAAATACGACCCTCTTGCTATTATTCCCGGCACCGAGGAAGGCGTTCCTCTCGCAGAAGCTTTGGCCATCGCTCTAACGCCACAGTTTGCCAATGATCCTGAAAAATCACAGAATAGATTACACAAGGCTCTGATGCAGGAAGCGTTGCAGAAAGCAGGAGTTCCTGCTCTCAAGACGCTCAATACGGCATCCGAAAATGAAGTTGAATCCTGGATTAGAGCAAACGGATTAATTGATTCTCCACTTATAATCAAACCCCCGGTATCAGCCGGCAGTGATAAGGTTTTTCACATTCCGGCCAAAGGGGAGTGGAAAAAAGCGTTCAACCAGGTTTTATCCGAGCCATCTAAAATTACCGGGAAAAATAATGAAACCGTTGTTGTACAAGAGCAAGCAATAGGAACAGAATTTGCTGTAGGTACGGTGAGTGCCAATGGAAAACACTATTTAGCGCATTTAATCCAATACAATAAAACGTTCTTTAATAATCGCAAAACGGTTTACGACTATGTTGAATTCGTACCTTATCGTGAAGAAATGTATGGTGAATTATTTAAGTATACGCAAAAAGCATTAGATGCCTTGGGAATTCGCTGGGGAGCCGCTCACAATGAAATCATGCTCACTAAGGACGGGCCTCGCCTCATAGAAACAGGCGCCAGAATGTGCGGTGGTCCAGTGGTTGGCTTTGCTCGAGAAGCGACCGGTAGTAGTCAAGCCGATAAATTAGTGGAGATTTATGTTGATGGGGATGTTTTAACCAAAGAATACGTATTTAAAAAAACGGTTGTGCCAGTTTTTTTGAAATCACCCGCAAAAGGCAAAATATCAAATGCGGAAGCCTTCGCCGACATTTCTAAATTACCGACATTTCTTAACAAGCACCTTTGGTTTAAAAATGGTGACCCTGTTCCACAAACAGTGGATTATCTAACGAGTATTGGAATTATTGGGTTGGCTGGGGACCGCACGTCCATTTTATTGGATTACGAAAAAATTCGAAGCATGGAGTCGAAATTAGTTATCCAGACACTTTAGAGTTTCTATTGCTGGACTACTACCATTGAAATATTTTTTCAATGGTTTGAATTATTATAGTCACTTGAATTTTAAATGACTGACCTATTGCCTAATAAACAAGGAGTCCATTGATTACAAATTTGCCTATACTTATATTATTTATTTTAAAAATAAAAAATGGATAACAACTCCAAAAGCTTTGGTGAAGTGAATGAGCGAATAGGTCATGCAATACACCATGTCTGTTTAAATGCATCCGATGCAAAACTCATTAAATCCAATATTCAAGAAAGCTACCAGAGCTGGGGGAATAGGCTTTATGACAGAGTTTTTTTGAACTGGGGATTATGTGATAAAAAAA
Coding sequences within:
- a CDS encoding LysR family transcriptional regulator gives rise to the protein MSLLLDDIKYFIAASDTLNMTRASEIIGISQPALSYSIKRLENKLGGLLFIRLKNGIQLTKLGEEFKRRSHRLLYEWEQVQNIANPESGFVQGNYTIALHPSVALYTLQYFMPKLQVNYPGLGVNFIHGHSREMTEKVISWEADFGIVVNPIQHPDLVIIKLSTDEVTVFYANDAQNKLIYDRKLAQSQYILKKMCKKVTFNGVINSTSLEVVAKLTALGLGYGILPTRVTYPYKHLKKLSNAPVFKDEICLVYRPEKHNNPVSKKIIQIIRSSISNDNDKENYFD
- a CDS encoding isocyanide synthase family protein; its protein translation is MKNTAFLITENHYPKDYVLKESSDSDSAMGIAKRILAEVMIFRRVPEAISLCGAGCQNCASPHLPKIISAVKKNEPVTFILPAFPGKSPNPEKVLGPLPDHAERLSLNFLGTLCRRIKTFYTPGIKIILCSDGRVFSDVVGMNESDVTAYQVELDRLIKEMSLADLSIFNLDYFYKDLHFVQMRDELMKSYGQSLDFLKHKIRNGAKPSASLDEQETNRMYSGITRFLFEDAMHAGQTKSRTAIQKESRSKAYEVIRRSNAWSALISERFPNAVRLSIHPQTCGSKKLGIRLIGNESWMTPWHGVAVESKKGYALLKRSEAEALGAKLICSSDGRYSHYQLMAEV
- a CDS encoding TauD/TfdA dioxygenase family protein, with protein sequence MNYKVTPIKPFGVLLKPMNEQMKVTDVDIENLRHLFAKNQLVVLRGFDAFQNAEDFSNYCELWGEVSLWPFGKVLELIEQEDPEDHIFDHSYMPLHWDGMYRPHVPEYQIFHCVKAPLSGQGGRTTFSNTILALEFASSEVKEFWNKVTGTYQRKMEFYNSKTVSPIITKHPQKDFSVIRYNEPPSVDKGHFVNPPDIEFTGIGQDELDFFHRSLEKALYSQDNFYAHEWQTGDIVIADNFSLLHGREGFVSKSPRHIQRVHVLSNPPFDNPGLESYE
- a CDS encoding FAD-binding protein produces the protein MRGQVADVVIAGAGPVGLMCAYLGQLCGIHTVIVDKSDGPLEVGRADALNARTLQLLELVDLFDELYPLGKTCNTSSVWANGQFISRQSSWWEELEGCLHKHFLMLGQSYVEKLLDEKLKETATAVKRSTAIVNIETNEEGCLTTLVNGERIQSRYVIGADGSRSFVRDHFAIPFEIIRPPIIWAVIDGIIDSDFPKVQEIIVFQAETSDVAWIPREGKIDRFYVRMDTKNFTLQEAMDKINHAMRPHSLNFKDIVWFSQFSVKESVAEHFFIQDRIFLAGDACHIHSVNGGQGLNTGLGDAFNLMWKLHMVMHFGAPKELLHSYENERKPVAHDVIETSGELVRSTKYSLNGTHAQDYVRIVQKRAGYITGMGIRYGESGLRGSRLFDFEIFNGIAKTRLYSLLDYMKFTLLIFGDREVGLQPPEFIKVIQIYPHQCQQSFWTNNTHYANEAILVRPDSYIQDAVPLDKMESIFEMAWLC
- a CDS encoding MFS transporter, which gives rise to MLKKLIFLAIGMFTVGCNTFLIAGLLPQIGQTIEQPVAVVGQGVSLFSLTYLLSAPLFSILFADKPVKRIIQLALALFLFGNLITLFSGNIVLFLIGRSVAGAGTGIFTPLCISIAVYFVSPSAKGRVLSCVWGANSAGVVFGVPAGLYLSSMFNWQLSITCLVALSLVALIGFSLQNTDIRLPKSPSFGLRLRLILDPKTLSVIGVTCFTAVGSLGLYSYVTLIQSGSPNSLSMTLLSWGVGGFLGSSLIGVIIDRTGKPRVIMALILAGLMLALIAIPFTKSLPYLGLIPFFMWGAFGWAIATPQQHILYELHENQGTILAAINSSALGLGSALGTLLGGLIISYGFRDIYLPFPAAMLLLCVLIGQLIINNSNKVNNT
- a CDS encoding ATP-grasp domain-containing protein; translation: MNRPVVLVDPLSSGIELAPAFKARGIPAIAITLKHPDWIGFGATMQTSDFVEIIPDQPNLVEVLRKYDPLAIIPGTEEGVPLAEALAIALTPQFANDPEKSQNRLHKALMQEALQKAGVPALKTLNTASENEVESWIRANGLIDSPLIIKPPVSAGSDKVFHIPAKGEWKKAFNQVLSEPSKITGKNNETVVVQEQAIGTEFAVGTVSANGKHYLAHLIQYNKTFFNNRKTVYDYVEFVPYREEMYGELFKYTQKALDALGIRWGAAHNEIMLTKDGPRLIETGARMCGGPVVGFAREATGSSQADKLVEIYVDGDVLTKEYVFKKTVVPVFLKSPAKGKISNAEAFADISKLPTFLNKHLWFKNGDPVPQTVDYLTSIGIIGLAGDRTSILLDYEKIRSMESKLVIQTL